The nucleotide sequence CACCACTTTTTGAATCGATATTTTAGCAAACGTTGCTGAGTCCGATGTGATGGAGTAATCCATGTTCGCTGGCATCGTCTGTCGCAATAGATCCATGAGGGTGCGGATCTTATCGGAGGTTTCAATAGCGTTAGCCCCCGGTGACAATTGAACTGCAGCAGAGGTCGACTGCTGTCCATTTTCTCGGTTACTAAACAGATAGTTTTGCGCCCCAAGTTCTACTTTCGCAACATCCCCCAATAACACCATGCCCCCTTGCGTTGTGGAGCGTAAAACAATATTTCGAAACTCTTGTGGCGTTGATAACTGGCCTTGTGCGGTCAGCGGAAAGACCGCCATTTGCCCTTCAACCGTTGGAGAGTCACCCACCTTGCCTGGAGAGATTTGAATATTCTGCTCTGCAATGGCCTGTGTCACATCCTCCATGGTGAGGTTGTAGCCAGTGAGCACAGTCGGGTCGACCCAAATACGCATAGCAAATTCAGAGCCATACATCTGTACTCGACCAACACCTGGAACTCGCTTTATCTCCTCAATGATATTTCTGGCCATATAGTCACTGAGCTGTTGCTCTGAAAAGTGACCATTAGGAGAGACCAAGCCAAGGTACATCAGATTATTTGATGACGTGGTTTCTACAGTGATACCAATTTGACGCACTGCGAGTGGCAGCCGAGGTTCAATGGCTCTGATCTTATTTTGGATCTCAACTTGAGCCATTTCAGGATCGGTACCATTTTCAAACGTGACCGTAATGGATGCACTGCCACTGGCATCAGAAGATGAACTAAAATATAGCAGGCCTTTGATACCAGATATTTCACGTTCAATCAGTGCCACGACACTGTCATTGATGGTTTGTGGACTTGCTCCAGGATAAGACAAATACAAGCCAATACTCGGTGGCGCCACACTTGGAAATCGTTCAACGGCTAACTTTGGAATGGCTACGATGCCAGCAACACAAATTAAAATGGCGATAACCCAAGCAAAAATAGGGCGAGAAATAAAAAAATGCGACACGATAGAACCCTCTTACAAATGTTGCTTAATACTTAGTTTGTTGCCAATCTGACAGGGTTAACGCAACGCCCGACTGCAAATTATCTTGGCCAGTCACAACCACGAGATCACCTTGGTTAAGCCCTTTAGAGATGATGTATTGTCGGTGTTGGATCCCTTCAAGCTCAACCTGCTTTTTCTCAAAGGTGTCGCCCTTTACTACATATACAAACGGATCGCCGGTACTGGAACGTTGCACTGCATGCTCTGGCACTTTAAACGCGTGTAATTGACCTCTTGGAATTTGAGTTCTCACATACATTCCCGGCAAAAGCGCTCTTTGTGGGTTGTTCGCCAAAATACGCACAATCAGATCACCGGTATTTTCATCGACACTGATACCAGAGAACAAAATTTTACCGTCAATATCCTCATCTCTATTTGAGGAGTACTGCACAATAACGGCCAGTGCGCTATCACTACCTTGGGGTTGTTTATCAAGTAAGCCACGCAATTGGCTCAACTTTGAAGCGGGCTGACGCACATCGATATAGACTTGATCAATCTGTTGAATAATCGCTAATGGCTTGGCATCAGTTCGACTGACTAACGCCCCTTCTGTCACCATAGCTTCACCAATAAATCCAGCTATCGGCGCAGTCACTTTGGCATATTCAAGTTGTAGTTGACTGAAGGCTAATTGAGCCCGATTTTGCTGTA is from Shewanella sp. MTB7 and encodes:
- a CDS encoding efflux RND transporter periplasmic adaptor subunit, producing the protein MLGKRNNMMLVGLCICAPLLFTGCGDNTSSEIAPYVKSANVATINAHLTEVTLYDELQGRVRPLRTAEIRPQVSGIISARLFKQGDSLEKGEALFQIEQDAFKIDLEIKQASLAQSQANLGLIQSQLDRMTQLERTDAVSQQDFEEASFNQQIAVATVQQNRAQLAFSQLQLEYAKVTAPIAGFIGEAMVTEGALVSRTDAKPLAIIQQIDQVYIDVRQPASKLSQLRGLLDKQPQGSDSALAVIVQYSSNRDEDIDGKILFSGISVDENTGDLIVRILANNPQRALLPGMYVRTQIPRGQLHAFKVPEHAVQRSSTGDPFVYVVKGDTFEKKQVELEGIQHRQYIISKGLNQGDLVVVTGQDNLQSGVALTLSDWQQTKY